In Methanobacteriaceae archaeon, the following are encoded in one genomic region:
- a CDS encoding PAS domain S-box protein, with protein MLDEKKSREELLDELNKLRTILKSKEESTRNILEKERFLSQTSLELVDLSLDANLYEFIAKKLNELVENSVIVVTVYDPVLDSFKVRSVAGRNEILTNFSKKFLGADLIDLQVSLADFNEAYDEESRSRILSGKLHKIEKGLYQVLCGTFPKKLAKLAEITFDIGDIYGTGFKSKGKLYGTVNIFLKKRQTLEDEELIQSLINLFAVAMQRRKIENDLEESERKYRKIFENVQDVFYQTNINGNITEISPSIERYSGFSRDYLIGRQVETVYKNPEERKKMLKIIKEKGEVNDFEITLQDKFGKTVYASVNAHFLLDDNGQTVGIEGSLRDITQRKKTEQELIATQHRLRIALDLAKMGSWEYDVASDTFTFDDQFYSIYGTTVEAEGGSQMSSETYAAKFIPPEEASLVAEEIERVLATDDPNYSNEIEHVIIRADGEKRCIIVRNGIEKDEKGNTIKVYGANQDITERKKAENEIKKALKEKEMLLKEIHHRVKNNLMVISSLLNLQSRYIQDEEALDIFRESQNRAKSMAIIHERLYRSTDLKRIDFGDYIRTLSTELYRTYVPDESKIKLNLKLEDLMVDINTTVPLGLILNELLTNSMKHAFPSNHKGRLTSNSTKKMMNSLL; from the coding sequence ATGTTGGATGAAAAAAAATCCAGAGAAGAACTCTTAGATGAATTAAATAAATTAAGAACTATTTTAAAATCTAAAGAGGAATCAACCAGAAATATACTGGAAAAAGAGCGATTTTTATCACAAACATCCCTGGAGTTAGTTGATTTGTCTTTAGATGCAAATTTATATGAATTTATTGCTAAAAAATTGAATGAATTGGTTGAAAACTCGGTAATTGTGGTTACAGTATATGATCCTGTTTTAGATAGTTTTAAGGTGCGTTCTGTGGCCGGAAGGAACGAAATATTAACTAATTTTTCTAAAAAATTTTTAGGTGCTGATTTGATTGATCTACAGGTATCTTTGGCTGATTTCAATGAAGCATATGATGAAGAATCTCGGAGCAGAATTCTAAGTGGAAAACTGCATAAAATCGAAAAAGGATTATATCAAGTATTATGTGGGACTTTTCCTAAAAAACTAGCTAAACTGGCTGAAATCACCTTTGATATTGGTGATATTTATGGGACTGGTTTTAAATCCAAAGGCAAACTTTATGGGACTGTTAACATATTCCTTAAAAAAAGGCAAACCCTGGAAGATGAAGAATTGATACAGTCGTTAATAAACCTCTTTGCGGTGGCTATGCAGCGACGCAAGATTGAAAATGATCTGGAAGAAAGTGAACGGAAATACCGGAAAATTTTTGAAAATGTTCAGGATGTTTTCTATCAGACTAATATTAATGGAAACATAACAGAAATAAGTCCTTCCATTGAAAGGTATTCTGGTTTTTCAAGGGATTATTTAATTGGTAGACAGGTGGAAACTGTTTACAAAAATCCGGAAGAAAGGAAGAAAATGCTAAAAATAATTAAAGAGAAAGGAGAGGTCAATGATTTTGAAATAACTCTCCAAGACAAATTTGGAAAAACAGTTTATGCCTCGGTGAATGCACACTTCCTACTGGATGATAATGGCCAAACAGTGGGGATTGAAGGATCATTAAGGGACATAACTCAGCGTAAAAAAACGGAACAGGAGTTAATTGCCACACAGCATCGTCTAAGGATTGCCCTGGATCTGGCTAAAATGGGTAGCTGGGAATATGATGTAGCATCAGACACATTTACCTTTGATGATCAATTCTATTCCATATACGGAACCACAGTTGAGGCAGAGGGCGGCTCCCAAATGTCCTCTGAAACGTATGCTGCTAAGTTCATCCCTCCAGAGGAGGCTTCACTCGTGGCTGAGGAAATTGAAAGAGTTTTAGCCACCGATGATCCGAATTACTCCAATGAAATAGAACATGTAATAATCAGAGCAGATGGAGAAAAAAGATGTATTATTGTCCGCAATGGAATTGAAAAAGACGAAAAAGGTAACACTATCAAAGTTTACGGTGCAAACCAGGATATAACAGAACGGAAAAAAGCTGAAAATGAGATAAAAAAAGCTCTAAAAGAGAAGGAAATGCTCTTAAAAGAGATACATCATCGGGTTAAAAATAATTTAATGGTTATATCCAGTTTATTGAATCTTCAGTCCAGATATATTCAGGACGAAGAAGCTCTGGACATATTCAGGGAAAGTCAGAACCGTGCCAAGTCCATGGCTATTATACATGAGAGGCTGTACCGATCCACTGATCTGAAAAGGATCGATTTTGGAGATTATATTCGAACACTGAGCACAGAGCTTTACCGTACTTACGTTCCAGACGAGAGCAAGATAAAACTCAACCTGAAACTGGAAGACTTGATGGTGGATATAAACACCACAGTTCCTCTGGGTCTAATTTTAAATGAACTGCTTACCAATTCTATGAAACATGCATTTCCCTCTAATCATAAGGGGAGATTAACATCGAATTCTACAAAAAAGATGATGAATTCACTCTTATAA
- a CDS encoding protease htpX, giving the protein MVSNDEIKRRLAEKRSPGRKRTLTGDDTLPSDELKEKFREKRNKRENKNPGYLVCDNCGGYYELQPGESPEDFADECDCGGKLEHANSLDVV; this is encoded by the coding sequence ATGGTGTCAAATGATGAAATTAAAAGAAGACTGGCTGAAAAGCGTTCACCGGGTAGAAAAAGAACTTTAACTGGAGATGACACTCTTCCTAGTGATGAATTAAAGGAAAAGTTCAGGGAAAAAAGAAATAAACGAGAAAACAAGAATCCAGGTTATTTAGTCTGTGATAACTGTGGAGGTTACTATGAATTACAACCCGGAGAGTCTCCGGAAGATTTTGCTGACGAGTGTGATTGTGGTGGGAAACTGGAGCATGCTAATTCTCTAGACGTTGTTTAA
- a CDS encoding AAA family ATPase, which yields MKLNNITPEPIVSEKKTSTGLEDTGKEAKMVVLQSIGYPFLCNLVENPKVEIFDNELFELYAREQWMGYTVKEGSFLFDQKLLPDFAFKVIKAHPDDSRITKNTSILLMEVEEVQEIKKIESNLKMSDVIGQKRAKTKCKIISKYLQEPESFQEWAPRNVLFHGTPGTGKTMLAKSLSHELQVPLFLVKATSLIGEHVGDGARQIHDLFDAAAASAPAVIFIDEIDAIGLDRRYQSLRGDVSEVVNALLTEMDGINPNLGVVTIGATNNPQLLDYALRSRFEEEIEFVLPNEDERREILEMYIKSMPLPVEADVNKLAKLSKGMSGRDIKDRILKVALHKAISEDQEVVNWDNFLYALKLNEKEENEPKGMFA from the coding sequence TTGAAACTTAACAACATAACTCCAGAACCAATTGTATCTGAAAAAAAGACTTCCACCGGTCTTGAAGACACAGGTAAAGAAGCGAAAATGGTTGTACTCCAATCCATTGGCTACCCATTCCTATGCAATTTAGTCGAGAATCCTAAAGTTGAAATATTCGACAATGAACTATTTGAGTTATACGCTCGTGAACAGTGGATGGGTTACACAGTCAAAGAAGGCTCTTTCCTTTTCGATCAGAAATTATTGCCTGATTTTGCTTTTAAAGTAATTAAAGCTCATCCTGATGATTCCAGAATAACTAAAAACACCTCAATACTCCTAATGGAGGTGGAAGAGGTTCAGGAGATCAAGAAGATTGAAAGTAACCTTAAAATGAGTGATGTTATTGGTCAAAAACGAGCTAAAACCAAATGCAAGATCATAAGCAAGTACTTGCAGGAACCAGAAAGTTTCCAGGAATGGGCTCCCAGAAACGTTTTATTCCACGGAACACCAGGCACTGGGAAAACAATGCTGGCCAAATCTTTATCCCATGAATTACAAGTTCCCCTTTTCCTGGTTAAAGCCACTAGCCTAATAGGCGAACATGTAGGTGATGGTGCACGTCAGATACACGATCTCTTTGATGCTGCGGCAGCAAGCGCGCCGGCAGTCATCTTTATTGATGAAATAGATGCCATTGGTCTGGATCGTCGTTACCAGTCCCTCAGGGGAGATGTTTCCGAGGTGGTGAATGCTCTTTTAACAGAAATGGATGGAATTAATCCCAATCTGGGAGTGGTCACCATCGGGGCTACAAATAACCCACAATTACTGGATTATGCTCTTAGAAGCAGATTTGAAGAGGAAATAGAATTCGTGCTTCCTAATGAAGATGAGCGAAGGGAAATCCTGGAAATGTACATCAAATCCATGCCCCTTCCAGTGGAAGCGGATGTTAATAAACTGGCAAAACTTTCTAAAGGAATGTCTGGAAGGGATATTAAAGACCGCATATTGAAAGTGGCTCTTCATAAGGCCATTTCTGAAGATCAGGAGGTTGTAAATTGGGATAACTTCCTGTATGCCCTCAAACTTAATGAGAAAGAGGAAAATGAACCTAAAGGCATGTTTGCCTGA
- a CDS encoding DUF4013 domain-containing protein, giving the protein MKFKTMLKDAAIYSLSDWYNILILGLTLFLTDYLIDFDVPFMIEGITDVLIVILIIFLSFLEIGYGFRIVEETVHGSSKPPGFHHPLNLMVHGIKESVILGTYFILPMIMVIIGISEFELMFKLDFSTIIMEFALFIAIILFICFNILFQGAVLNMAHHEGSIRSGFDMVMVFRKIKEVGLKNMFFITMINIVVIYILKQAIFDTMHEFYFLGTTFWGNITLGDLLSTVLIAPFLILFTTRLLGLIDLKD; this is encoded by the coding sequence ATGAAATTTAAAACAATGTTAAAGGATGCGGCTATATACTCGCTTTCAGACTGGTACAATATTCTTATATTGGGATTAACACTGTTTTTAACGGACTATCTTATTGATTTTGATGTTCCTTTTATGATAGAGGGTATAACTGATGTGTTAATAGTTATTCTCATCATCTTTTTATCTTTCCTGGAAATTGGATATGGGTTCCGAATAGTGGAGGAAACAGTTCATGGGTCCAGCAAGCCACCAGGCTTTCACCATCCTCTTAACCTCATGGTGCATGGAATAAAGGAAAGTGTGATTTTAGGCACATATTTCATTCTTCCCATGATAATGGTAATTATTGGGATTTCTGAGTTTGAATTGATGTTTAAACTTGATTTCAGCACAATCATCATGGAATTCGCATTATTTATTGCAATAATCCTATTTATATGCTTTAACATCCTCTTCCAGGGTGCAGTTTTGAACATGGCTCACCATGAAGGAAGTATTCGTTCAGGCTTTGATATGGTAATGGTTTTTAGAAAAATTAAAGAAGTGGGATTGAAAAACATGTTTTTTATCACCATGATTAATATTGTGGTCATATACATCCTAAAACAAGCGATTTTTGACACCATGCATGAATTCTATTTTTTAGGCACTACTTTTTGGGGAAATATTACATTGGGAGATTTATTATCTACAGTTTTAATCGCCCCTTTTCTAATCCTATTTACCACCCGTTTACTAGGACTGATAGATTTGAAGGATTAG
- a CDS encoding glutamyl-tRNA reductase has translation MILNIRIDHKIANINKIEESAGNMDEIFAKIQKEHHVQEYVQIKTCNRSELYLVMDEYPLNYHWNGLVVEKDEKALEHILKLSSGLESMIIGEDQILGQIRDAHKISLKEKHCGPVLNTVFMKALHVGQSVRKKTRINQGSVSIGSAAVDLAESVHGDLKCKKVLVIGAGKMGTLVAKALVEKNLRAIVVANRTYDRAVCLARELEGSAIHFDRLAEALYDADVVISATGAPHTIITREKLETAVPPENLEKMVMVDIANPRDIEEEVSNLGVKLYNIDDLRGVADKNKKMRESEAKKAEKIISAELELLEKSLRHLEVEPIIAHIRSQAENIRQREKEKAFHMLGDLNGKEKIVDDLTKVLVDRVFYDVIRNLREAAENDDKEVLTVAQRIFNHNNQ, from the coding sequence GTGATTTTAAACATTCGAATCGACCATAAAATCGCGAACATTAACAAAATAGAAGAATCCGCAGGTAATATGGATGAAATATTCGCGAAGATACAAAAGGAACATCACGTGCAGGAGTATGTTCAAATAAAAACCTGCAATCGTTCTGAACTCTATCTGGTTATGGATGAATACCCCCTAAACTACCACTGGAACGGTTTGGTAGTGGAAAAGGATGAAAAAGCCCTGGAACATATTCTTAAACTTTCTAGTGGCTTGGAATCCATGATTATTGGAGAAGATCAGATACTGGGCCAGATAAGGGATGCACATAAAATCAGCCTTAAGGAAAAACATTGCGGTCCGGTTTTAAACACTGTTTTTATGAAAGCCCTTCATGTGGGACAATCTGTTAGAAAAAAAACCCGAATTAATCAGGGTTCTGTTTCCATAGGCTCTGCAGCTGTTGATCTGGCCGAATCAGTTCATGGTGATCTTAAATGTAAGAAAGTGCTGGTTATTGGTGCGGGTAAGATGGGTACCCTGGTGGCCAAGGCCCTGGTGGAAAAAAATCTCAGAGCCATAGTAGTTGCTAATCGGACCTATGATCGAGCAGTGTGCCTTGCAAGGGAACTGGAAGGGAGTGCTATTCACTTTGATCGTCTGGCTGAAGCCTTGTACGATGCAGATGTAGTTATCAGTGCCACAGGAGCACCTCACACCATAATCACCAGAGAAAAACTGGAAACTGCTGTTCCTCCTGAAAACTTGGAGAAAATGGTGATGGTAGATATAGCCAACCCCCGGGATATTGAGGAAGAGGTTTCAAATCTGGGAGTTAAACTTTATAACATCGATGATCTTAGAGGTGTGGCTGATAAGAATAAAAAGATGAGAGAAAGTGAAGCAAAGAAAGCTGAAAAGATCATCAGTGCCGAGTTGGAACTTTTAGAAAAATCCCTGAGACACCTCGAAGTGGAACCTATCATTGCCCATATTAGATCTCAGGCTGAGAATATTCGCCAGCGTGAAAAAGAGAAGGCATTTCATATGCTGGGAGACTTGAATGGTAAGGAGAAGATTGTGGATGATCTTACCAAGGTCTTGGTAGATAGGGTCTTTTATGATGTTATCCGCAACTTGAGGGAAGCTGCTGAAAATGATGATAAAGAGGTTTTAACAGTGGCTCAAAGAATTTTTAACCATAATAATCAATGA
- a CDS encoding bifunctional precorrin-2 dehydrogenase/sirohydrochlorin ferrochelatase, which produces MGWTPLFLEMQDKNVLVVGSGEVGTRRAQRFLKSGANVIITAGHPSDELKELGAVHKPREELPKWIEWADLVVVASGNPQLNQEVSLLADDKLINRADNPEDGNLIVPSSFFIGDVQFSIYTQGKSPLMAKEIRKRIQSVVHEKDILQLELQHFTRQLLKEKVDNQKNRRNYLYQILDDKDINILLEKGKLDEAKIYVEKSLKSMLNHQKIVKQKN; this is translated from the coding sequence ATGGGATGGACTCCCCTCTTCCTGGAAATGCAGGATAAGAATGTTCTGGTGGTGGGATCCGGGGAAGTTGGCACCAGAAGAGCGCAACGCTTCCTTAAATCCGGAGCGAATGTGATTATAACTGCTGGGCATCCTTCAGATGAACTGAAAGAATTGGGAGCAGTTCATAAACCCCGTGAGGAACTCCCAAAATGGATTGAGTGGGCGGATCTGGTGGTGGTGGCCAGTGGCAACCCCCAATTAAATCAGGAAGTTTCTTTATTAGCTGATGATAAACTAATTAACCGAGCTGACAATCCTGAAGATGGAAACCTCATAGTTCCGTCCTCTTTTTTTATTGGTGATGTTCAGTTTTCCATATATACCCAGGGAAAAAGCCCTCTTATGGCTAAGGAGATTCGAAAACGCATTCAGTCAGTTGTTCATGAAAAAGACATACTTCAACTGGAACTGCAGCATTTCACCCGCCAGTTGTTAAAAGAAAAAGTAGATAACCAAAAAAATCGTCGTAACTACTTATACCAAATCTTGGATGATAAAGATATTAATATACTTTTAGAAAAAGGTAAACTGGACGAAGCTAAAATATATGTTGAAAAATCTTTGAAATCCATGTTGAACCATCAAAAGATTGTCAAGCAAAAAAATTAA
- a CDS encoding methanogenesis marker 9 domain-containing protein: MVWEDSPSHVCRGGDKRALTFCCPPVKPCPVVFALEEAGITPQEYIEIKEKFGEKTRLGQGEGTCFGSLVWCCKPSKPCPLRDMVLRRIGMSHDEYMDLKHQLSQELVGHEPIDNEASIKALSETFDVPAEEASQVLSECNNDLKTAIKVLRMKNLEI; the protein is encoded by the coding sequence ATGGTATGGGAGGATTCACCATCACACGTATGCCGAGGGGGAGATAAAAGAGCATTAACATTTTGTTGTCCGCCTGTTAAACCTTGTCCAGTGGTATTTGCCCTGGAAGAGGCTGGGATAACTCCGCAGGAGTATATTGAGATTAAAGAAAAATTCGGAGAAAAAACACGTCTGGGACAGGGTGAAGGAACCTGTTTCGGATCACTGGTTTGGTGTTGTAAACCATCCAAACCCTGTCCCCTGAGGGATATGGTTTTACGCAGAATTGGAATGAGTCATGACGAGTATATGGATTTAAAACACCAGTTGTCGCAGGAACTGGTTGGTCATGAGCCCATAGATAATGAAGCCAGCATAAAAGCTCTTTCTGAAACTTTTGATGTACCTGCAGAAGAAGCGTCCCAAGTCCTTTCTGAATGTAATAATGACCTTAAAACCGCCATCAAGGTTCTTAGAATGAAGAATCTGGAGATATAA
- the atwA gene encoding methyl coenzyme M reductase system, component A2 encodes MSFIKLENVTKSFDGTVILKNLNITINEGSVLGILGRSGSGKSVLINMLRGMKDYRPNEGRIIYTVAVCPECMRVEPPSMESKSCKCGGSFKVQKVDFWNADRKLFAAIKRRISIMLQRTFALYEDDTVIDNVIKSISGHDEEESTYMAIDLLDMAQMTHRITHIARDLSGGEKQRVVLARQIAKEPMIFLADEPTGTLDPQTAELIHQALIEGVKEQGTTMVITSHWPEVMRQLSDYVIWLEKGEIKEEGDPETVVQSFLDQVPLPEKKTEYKTGGPIIKMEGVKKHYYSIDRGVVKAVDGIDLVVDQGEIFGVVGLSGAGKTTLSRILYGLTDPSSGQIMVKLGEDWIDMTEKGIFGRGRVKPYLGILHQEYSLYPHRNVLGNLTEAISLELPAEFAKMKALYVLNAVGFDENYAEKIITKYPDELSGGERHRVALAQVLIKEPNIVILDEPTGTMDPITRVQVTDSIRRARDELKQTFLIISHDMDFVLDVCDRAALMRGGKILKTGLPAEIVEDLTPSEKEKMLKEE; translated from the coding sequence ATGTCTTTTATAAAATTAGAAAATGTCACCAAGTCCTTTGACGGAACGGTAATCCTTAAAAATTTGAACATAACCATAAATGAAGGATCTGTCCTGGGTATTCTCGGAAGGAGTGGTTCTGGAAAGTCTGTGCTCATAAACATGTTAAGAGGAATGAAAGATTACCGGCCCAATGAAGGCCGAATCATTTATACCGTGGCTGTTTGCCCAGAATGTATGAGAGTGGAACCGCCTTCAATGGAAAGCAAATCTTGTAAATGTGGAGGCAGTTTCAAAGTACAGAAGGTTGATTTCTGGAATGCTGATCGTAAACTTTTTGCTGCTATCAAACGCCGTATTTCTATTATGTTACAGAGGACATTTGCCTTGTACGAAGATGATACAGTTATTGATAACGTTATAAAATCAATATCCGGACATGACGAAGAAGAAAGCACTTATATGGCCATCGACCTACTGGACATGGCCCAGATGACCCACAGAATAACCCATATTGCCCGGGACTTAAGTGGGGGGGAAAAACAACGAGTAGTTCTTGCCCGTCAGATTGCCAAGGAACCGATGATTTTCCTGGCTGACGAACCTACAGGTACCCTTGACCCTCAAACTGCAGAATTAATCCACCAGGCACTAATCGAAGGAGTGAAAGAGCAGGGCACCACCATGGTAATTACCTCCCACTGGCCAGAAGTTATGCGCCAGCTTTCCGATTATGTTATCTGGCTGGAGAAAGGAGAAATCAAGGAAGAAGGAGATCCAGAAACAGTGGTACAGAGTTTCCTGGACCAAGTACCACTCCCTGAAAAGAAAACTGAATACAAAACTGGCGGTCCCATAATTAAAATGGAAGGAGTTAAAAAACATTACTACTCCATTGACCGGGGTGTGGTAAAGGCCGTGGATGGTATAGATCTGGTTGTGGATCAAGGAGAAATATTCGGAGTGGTAGGACTTTCTGGAGCCGGGAAAACCACCCTTTCCCGCATTCTCTACGGACTTACCGATCCCAGCAGTGGACAGATCATGGTTAAATTAGGGGAAGACTGGATAGACATGACAGAAAAGGGTATATTCGGAAGAGGCCGAGTTAAACCCTATTTAGGAATTTTACACCAGGAATACAGTTTATACCCCCATCGTAATGTTCTGGGAAACCTTACTGAAGCCATAAGCCTGGAATTACCTGCAGAATTTGCAAAAATGAAGGCACTGTACGTTCTAAATGCTGTGGGTTTTGATGAGAACTATGCTGAAAAAATAATTACCAAATATCCTGATGAACTGAGTGGTGGAGAACGTCACCGAGTGGCTTTAGCCCAAGTTCTGATTAAAGAACCAAATATAGTGATATTAGACGAACCTACTGGTACCATGGATCCCATAACCAGAGTACAGGTTACTGATTCCATCCGTAGGGCTCGAGATGAACTTAAACAAACTTTCCTGATTATAAGTCATGATATGGACTTCGTGCTGGATGTCTGTGACCGAGCCGCCCTCATGAGAGGAGGTAAAATCTTGAAAACAGGCTTGCCCGCAGAAATTGTAGAAGACCTGACCCCTTCAGAGAAAGAAAAAATGTTAAAGGAGGAATAA
- a CDS encoding tRNA-dihydrouridine synthase, giving the protein MAGITDGDFCRKLSTYGFDMVTLGGYNADAATIKAGSKILARGRLEFDIGEEELVNHIEEQTLLVKEGKSWDGMISVNLRSLTPEPIIEISKLENVDVVEINAHCRQPEITDLGCGQALLENPSHLENFTRKVVQKSKCQVSVKIRANVPGVDDIRLAQVIENSGADYIHVDAMNPGFDTADYEIIKSIRKETSMFIIGNNSIRDLQSARKMLDAGADGISIARATMNGTLPFDLSLI; this is encoded by the coding sequence ATGGCCGGCATTACTGATGGTGATTTTTGTCGTAAGCTTTCAACTTACGGTTTTGACATGGTAACTTTAGGAGGTTACAATGCTGATGCCGCCACCATAAAAGCAGGCAGTAAAATCCTAGCACGAGGAAGGTTGGAATTTGATATTGGAGAAGAAGAATTAGTAAACCATATTGAAGAACAAACTCTCCTGGTTAAGGAAGGAAAATCTTGGGATGGGATGATTTCTGTGAATCTTCGTTCTCTTACCCCAGAACCCATTATAGAAATTTCCAAACTTGAAAATGTGGATGTGGTGGAGATCAATGCCCACTGCAGGCAGCCAGAGATAACAGATCTTGGATGTGGTCAGGCTCTTTTAGAAAACCCTTCCCATCTGGAAAATTTCACCAGAAAAGTGGTACAGAAATCTAAATGTCAGGTTTCTGTGAAGATCAGGGCAAATGTGCCTGGTGTTGATGATATCAGATTAGCCCAGGTTATTGAGAATTCTGGAGCAGATTATATCCATGTTGATGCCATGAACCCGGGTTTTGACACTGCTGATTATGAAATAATAAAGTCAATCCGAAAGGAAACTTCAATGTTTATTATTGGCAATAATTCCATAAGAGACCTCCAATCTGCCAGGAAAATGTTAGATGCTGGAGCTGATGGAATATCAATTGCCCGAGCTACTATGAATGGAACACTACCTTTTGATCTATCTCTAATATAG
- a CDS encoding GTP cyclohydrolase IIa, with translation MIQMTLIQIDNYGPWTVTPTPRAEADLQILQAELYADLQRQFAAKGGLVFFTRFDNMLAVTNGVDMDHHLRIQKSINNRYPITVSMGVGTAETPYEAQRSATSALQKYGGAQSEDRSEILAIEGLVNPDDSFVQIAHIDINGITDSLTDIIPAYDTSFIVNRVQHFLMKKLIEKGSLLFFIGGDNFMSPCNGMTPEGILTIIEEIEEEINIALKAGVGKAPTAEKAANLADLALEEIRDGNTYNLVHVMK, from the coding sequence ATGATACAAATGACTTTAATACAGATTGACAACTATGGCCCCTGGACTGTTACCCCCACACCCCGGGCCGAAGCCGACCTGCAGATTCTGCAGGCAGAATTATACGCCGACCTGCAAAGGCAATTCGCAGCCAAAGGAGGACTGGTTTTCTTCACCCGCTTTGATAACATGCTGGCAGTGACCAACGGAGTGGATATGGATCATCATCTTCGTATCCAGAAATCAATTAACAACCGCTACCCCATCACCGTGAGTATGGGTGTGGGAACCGCAGAAACTCCCTACGAAGCCCAGAGAAGTGCTACCAGTGCACTGCAAAAATATGGTGGGGCACAATCCGAGGATCGTAGCGAAATTCTGGCAATTGAAGGACTGGTTAATCCAGATGATAGCTTCGTACAGATTGCCCACATTGACATAAATGGAATTACTGATTCACTCACCGACATTATTCCAGCATACGATACATCTTTCATAGTAAACCGGGTTCAGCATTTCCTCATGAAAAAATTGATTGAAAAGGGATCTCTACTCTTTTTCATTGGTGGGGATAATTTCATGTCTCCCTGTAATGGTATGACTCCAGAGGGAATCCTCACCATAATAGAGGAAATTGAAGAAGAAATTAACATCGCCCTCAAGGCAGGTGTGGGAAAGGCCCCAACCGCTGAAAAAGCCGCTAACCTCGCTGATTTAGCTTTAGAAGAAATTAGAGACGGGAACACTTATAATCTAGTTCATGTGATGAAATAA
- a CDS encoding 2-phospho-L-lactate transferase, whose amino-acid sequence MICVLSGGTGTPKLLQGMVQVIEPEDITVIVNTVENNYFSGVYVAPDVDTVLYTLAGIINEETWYGVKEDSFITHDRLKEIGCPETLRIGDRDRALKIQKTILMENKTFSQAVDIQRRELGIKSRVIPMSDQESHITISTDIGELEFHEFLVEHQGTPQVVDIYYQKVDPAPGVIEAIENSDMVVIGPSNPITSIGPIISTKSVVKALQKTYVVGVSPIIGNHPVSGPAAKFMQAKGYEVSSLGVAEIYKDFLDKFIIDIADKDQGKEIERLIKDVMITQTIMRNITDKINLARCILGENV is encoded by the coding sequence ATGATATGTGTCCTTTCCGGTGGAACTGGTACACCTAAGCTATTGCAGGGCATGGTGCAGGTGATAGAACCAGAAGATATTACGGTGATTGTAAACACGGTAGAGAATAATTATTTCTCAGGAGTTTACGTGGCCCCAGACGTGGATACTGTACTTTACACCCTGGCCGGGATCATCAATGAGGAAACATGGTACGGGGTTAAGGAAGATAGTTTTATTACCCATGACCGGTTAAAGGAGATCGGATGTCCGGAAACCCTCAGGATTGGGGATCGTGACCGTGCCCTCAAGATTCAAAAAACCATCCTAATGGAGAATAAAACATTTTCTCAGGCTGTGGATATTCAAAGACGAGAACTGGGCATCAAATCGCGTGTAATTCCCATGAGTGACCAGGAATCTCATATCACCATCAGCACTGACATTGGTGAACTGGAGTTTCATGAGTTTCTGGTAGAACATCAGGGAACCCCCCAAGTAGTTGATATTTACTACCAGAAAGTAGATCCAGCACCCGGAGTGATTGAGGCCATTGAAAATTCAGATATGGTAGTTATAGGACCATCAAACCCCATAACTTCAATCGGACCAATAATATCAACCAAAAGCGTGGTGAAAGCCCTTCAAAAAACTTATGTTGTGGGTGTTTCCCCCATCATTGGGAATCATCCAGTTAGTGGACCTGCTGCTAAATTTATGCAGGCTAAGGGTTATGAAGTTTCATCTTTAGGTGTTGCTGAGATATATAAAGATTTTCTGGACAAATTCATTATTGATATCGCTGATAAAGATCAGGGTAAAGAAATAGAAAGACTAATAAAAGATGTTATGATAACTCAGACCATAATGAGAAATATCACAGATAAAATAAATTTAGCCAGATGTATTTTGGGTGAAAATGTATGA